The following are from one region of the Coffea eugenioides isolate CCC68of chromosome 2, Ceug_1.0, whole genome shotgun sequence genome:
- the LOC113759214 gene encoding endo-1,4-beta-xylanase 5-like — MTTLKLYKHVLLWLLCYLVSSGIEVNGLDYDYSFSSECLTNPLEPQYGGGIVLNPDISEGLNGWSKFGDAKLELRISKDGNKFIAASDRNALHDSPSQTFFLRKGTFYVISAWLRISEGNSPITTAFKTSTGIKNAGTVFAQSGCWSMLKGGLVVNASGPAQLHFRSENATVELWVDSISLQPFSEDEWKAHQDQTIEKVRKSKVIFRAVDPQGRPLANASISIRQLIGNFPFGCAINKNILPNPAYKSWFTSRFRLTVFENEMKWYSTETSPGKEDYSVADTLLRFATMNGAVVRGHNVLWDDPQYNPSWVQALSPGDLEAAATKRVNSIVTRYKGQLIHWDVVNENIHHNFFESKLGETASSVFYGQANQIDGKAIPFLNDYNTIEKKDDQTSSPPKYLAKIKELRSQGYQGPLGIGLEGHFGAPDLAYVRTSIDLLASTKLPIWVTELDVSSQPNQATYLDQIIREVRGHPAIQGLLIWAAWSPQGCYRMCLTDNNFRNLPTGDVVDRIIKELKHEDLIGTTDDEGHFETSLYHGDYEAIISHPAMTSSSSSVGMKFNVAPTTNQETLDVKFSSISFS, encoded by the exons GGATTGAAGTTAATGGACTCGATTATGATTACAGTTTCAGTTCAGAG TGTTTGACGAATCCCCTTGAACCTCAATATGGTGGCGGAATTGTTCTAAACCCGGACATAAGTGAAGGTTTAAACGGCTGGTCCAAGTTTGGAGATGCAAAATTAGAACTAAGGATTTCAAAAGATGGCAACAAGTTCATTGCTGCTTCTGATCGAAATGCATTGCACGACAGTCCATCGCAGACCTTTTTCTTGAGAAAGGGAACTTTCTACGTTATTTCCG CTTGGTTACGGATTAGCGAGGGAAACTCTCCAATAACAACAGCATTCAAAACATCTACCGGCATTAAAAATGCTGGCACAGTTTTTGCGCAATCTGGCTGTTGGTCTATGCTTAAGGGCGGTCTAGTTGTGAATGCCTCTGGCCCTGCCCAACTCCATTTTCGT AGTGAAAATGCAACTGTTGAGCTGTGGGTGGATAGCATTTCATTGCAACCATTCAGTGAAGATGAATGGAAAGCTCACCAAGATCAAACCATTGAGAAG GTACGCAAGAGCAAGGTGATATTCCGGGCAGTGGATCCTCAAGGTCGGCCATTAGCCAATGCAAGCATATCCATACGACAGCTGATAGGCAACTTTCCATTTGGTTGCGCGATTAACAAGAACATCCTGCCAAATCCAGCATACAAAAGTTGGTTTACGTCGAGATTTAGGTTAACAGTgtttgaaaatgaaatgaagtgGTACAGCACTGAAACGTCTCCTGGTAAAGAAGACTACTCAGTCGCTGATACCCTGCTACGGTTTGCCACGATGAACGGGGCTGTAGTCCGTGGCCACAACGTGTTGTGGGACGATCCTCAGTATAATCCATCATGGGTTCAAGCCCTTTCCCCAGGTGATCTAGAAGCAGCGGCCACTAAAAGAGTAAATTCTATAGTCACAAGATACAAGGGACAGCTCATTCACTGGGACGTGGTTAATGAAAATATACACCACAATTTCTTTGAGAGTAAGCTGGGGGAAACTGCATCATCTGTGTTTTATGGACAGGCTAATCAGATTGATGGAAAGGCAATTCCCTTCTTAAATGACTACAATACAATTGAGAAGAAAGATGACCAAACATCGAGTCCTCCAAAGTATCTGgcaaaaattaaagaacttCGGTCACAGGGTTACCAGGGACCGCTAGGAATTGGACTCGAGGGACACTTCGGTGCTCCAGACCTAGCTTATGTAAGGACTTCAATTGATTTGCTTGCTTCCACAAAATTACCTATTTGGGTTACGGAATTGGATGTCTCTAGCCAGCCCAATCAG GCCACGTACTTGGATCAAATAATAAGGGAGGTTCGGGGACATCCAGCCATTCAAGGGCTGCTAATCTGGGCTGCATGGTCTCCTCAGGGATGTTATAGAATGTGTTTGACGGACAATAACTTCAGAAACCTTCCAACAGGGGACGTTGTTGACAGGATCATCAAGGAATTGAAGCATGAGGATTTGATAGGCACTACAGACGATGAGGGCCATTTTGAGACTTCACTTTATCATGGAGATTATGAAGCTATAATAAGTCATCCAGCTATGACGAGTTCATCCTCCTCAGTGGGAATGAAATTTAATGTGGCTCCAACAACAAACCAGGAAACCTTGGATGTCAAGTTCTCCTCCATCAGCTTTTCTTGA